The following proteins are encoded in a genomic region of Glycine max cultivar Williams 82 chromosome 18, Glycine_max_v4.0, whole genome shotgun sequence:
- the LOC100810539 gene encoding folylpolyglutamate synthase isoform X2 encodes MAQDNGSSKSSSVTPYEEALDALSSLITKRTRVGDVNMEERFNVLYKYLKMLDLEEAISNMKIIHVAGTKGKGSTCTFTESILRNCGFRTGLFTSPHLIDIRERFRLDGVEISEEKFLVYFWWCYDRLKENTDDNVPMPTFFHFLALLAFKIFAAEQVDVSIMEVGLGGKYDATNVVPTPIVCGITSLGYDHMEILGNTLGEIAGEKAGIFKHRIPAFTVPQPDEAMHVLREKASQLNVPLQVVTPLDAKLLNGSRLALGGEHQYINAGLAIALCSTWLKMNGHLEDSYLKHIQHTLPEKFIKGLTTASLQGRAQIVPDQFINDEIPNELVFFLDGAHSPESMEACARWFSLAIKDQDQILFHQKLDNSNFSNQVVKMHNGETVQKKSTQILLFNCMSERNPQLLLPHLMKTCADHGVYFKKALFVPGLSVYHKVGSHALPATDSDVDLSWQLTLQRVWENLMQGNKEGKSNNSAPEELNMEMSASNCEHSAVFSSLPLVLKWLRDTVQQNQSTRFQVLVTGSIHLIGDMLKLVKK; translated from the exons ATGGCTCAAG ATAATGGGTCCTCCAAATCTTCGTCAGTGACTCCGTATGAAGAAGCATTGGATGCCTTGTCATCTCTGATCACTAAACGCACTCGTGTCGGTGATGTCAATATGGAGGAACGATTCAACGTGCTTTATAAGTACCTAAAG ATGCTTGATTTGGAGGAGGCGATTTCAAATATGAAGATTATCCATGTTGCTGGCACCAAAGGGAAG GGATCTACATGCACCTTCACAGAATCTATATTACGCAACTGTGGATTTCGCACTGGGCTTTTCACTTCTCCTCACCTAATTGATATCCGAGAAAGGTTTCGTTTAGATGG TGTGGAAATCTCTGAAGagaaatttttagtttatttttggtGGTGTTATGATAGACTAAAG GAAAATACTGATGACAATGTTCCAATGCCTACATTTTTTCACTTCCTTGCTTTACTTGCCTTCAAGATATTTGCAGCAGAGCAG GTAGATGTTTCTATAATGGAGGTTGGATTAGGTGGAAAATATGATGCAACGAATGTG GTCCCAACACCTATTGTGTGTGGTATAACCTCCCTTGGGTATGACCACATGGAGATTCTTG GGAATACTCTTGGAGAAATTGCTGGTGAGAAAGCTGGTATCTTCAAG CATCGGATTCCAGCATTTACTGTGCCTCAACCTGATGAAGCAATGCATGTACTCAGAGAGAAGGCTTCTCAGTTAAAT GTACCTCTTCAAGTGGTAACCCCATTAGATGCCAAATTGCTAAATGGTTCAAGACTAGCGCTTGGAGGTGAACACCAATATATAAATGCTGGTCTTGCTATTGCATTATGCTCTACGTGGCTGAAAATGAATGGGCATCTTGAAGACTCGTACTTGAAACATATA CAACACACTTTACCAGAGAAGTTCATAAAAGGGTTAACAACTGCAAGTTTGCAAGGAAGGGCTCAGATTGTTCCTGATCAGTTCATCAATGATGAAATACCAAATGAACTTGTCTTCTTTTTAGATGGGGCTCATAGTCCTGAAAGCATGGAAGCATGTGCCAGGTGGTTTTCTCTTGCTATTAAAGATCAAGACCAGATTTTGTTTCATCAGAAACTTGATAATTCTAACTTCTCAAACCAAGTAGTGAAGATGCACAATGGTGAAACTGTACAGAAGAAATCCACACAG ATTTTGCTGTTCAATTGTATGTCTGAGCGAAACCCTCAGTTGCTTCTTCCCCACTTGATGAAAACATGTGCTGATCATG GTGTCTACTTCAAGAAGGCACTCTTTGTACCTGGTTTATCAGTGTATCACAAAGTTGGATCCCATGCTTTACCAGCGACAGATTCTGATGTTGACCTGTCGTGGCAGCTTACTCTACAAAGAGTGTGGGAAAATCTCATGCAAGGGAACAAAG AAGGCAAGAGTAATAATTCTGCTCCTGAAGAATTAAACATGGAAATGAGTGCCAGCAATTGTGAACACAGTGCCGTGTTTTCCTCATTGCCACTGGTTCTCAAATGGCTTAGGGACACGGTGCAACAAAACCAGTCAACTCGTTTTCAG GTCCTTGTTACTGGTTCTATACATCTTATTGGTGACATGTTGAAATTAGTCAAGAAGTGA
- the LOC100810539 gene encoding folylpolyglutamate synthase isoform X1, whose amino-acid sequence MAQGDNGSSKSSSVTPYEEALDALSSLITKRTRVGDVNMEERFNVLYKYLKMLDLEEAISNMKIIHVAGTKGKGSTCTFTESILRNCGFRTGLFTSPHLIDIRERFRLDGVEISEEKFLVYFWWCYDRLKENTDDNVPMPTFFHFLALLAFKIFAAEQVDVSIMEVGLGGKYDATNVVPTPIVCGITSLGYDHMEILGNTLGEIAGEKAGIFKHRIPAFTVPQPDEAMHVLREKASQLNVPLQVVTPLDAKLLNGSRLALGGEHQYINAGLAIALCSTWLKMNGHLEDSYLKHIQHTLPEKFIKGLTTASLQGRAQIVPDQFINDEIPNELVFFLDGAHSPESMEACARWFSLAIKDQDQILFHQKLDNSNFSNQVVKMHNGETVQKKSTQILLFNCMSERNPQLLLPHLMKTCADHGVYFKKALFVPGLSVYHKVGSHALPATDSDVDLSWQLTLQRVWENLMQGNKEGKSNNSAPEELNMEMSASNCEHSAVFSSLPLVLKWLRDTVQQNQSTRFQVLVTGSIHLIGDMLKLVKK is encoded by the exons ATGGCTCAAG GAGATAATGGGTCCTCCAAATCTTCGTCAGTGACTCCGTATGAAGAAGCATTGGATGCCTTGTCATCTCTGATCACTAAACGCACTCGTGTCGGTGATGTCAATATGGAGGAACGATTCAACGTGCTTTATAAGTACCTAAAG ATGCTTGATTTGGAGGAGGCGATTTCAAATATGAAGATTATCCATGTTGCTGGCACCAAAGGGAAG GGATCTACATGCACCTTCACAGAATCTATATTACGCAACTGTGGATTTCGCACTGGGCTTTTCACTTCTCCTCACCTAATTGATATCCGAGAAAGGTTTCGTTTAGATGG TGTGGAAATCTCTGAAGagaaatttttagtttatttttggtGGTGTTATGATAGACTAAAG GAAAATACTGATGACAATGTTCCAATGCCTACATTTTTTCACTTCCTTGCTTTACTTGCCTTCAAGATATTTGCAGCAGAGCAG GTAGATGTTTCTATAATGGAGGTTGGATTAGGTGGAAAATATGATGCAACGAATGTG GTCCCAACACCTATTGTGTGTGGTATAACCTCCCTTGGGTATGACCACATGGAGATTCTTG GGAATACTCTTGGAGAAATTGCTGGTGAGAAAGCTGGTATCTTCAAG CATCGGATTCCAGCATTTACTGTGCCTCAACCTGATGAAGCAATGCATGTACTCAGAGAGAAGGCTTCTCAGTTAAAT GTACCTCTTCAAGTGGTAACCCCATTAGATGCCAAATTGCTAAATGGTTCAAGACTAGCGCTTGGAGGTGAACACCAATATATAAATGCTGGTCTTGCTATTGCATTATGCTCTACGTGGCTGAAAATGAATGGGCATCTTGAAGACTCGTACTTGAAACATATA CAACACACTTTACCAGAGAAGTTCATAAAAGGGTTAACAACTGCAAGTTTGCAAGGAAGGGCTCAGATTGTTCCTGATCAGTTCATCAATGATGAAATACCAAATGAACTTGTCTTCTTTTTAGATGGGGCTCATAGTCCTGAAAGCATGGAAGCATGTGCCAGGTGGTTTTCTCTTGCTATTAAAGATCAAGACCAGATTTTGTTTCATCAGAAACTTGATAATTCTAACTTCTCAAACCAAGTAGTGAAGATGCACAATGGTGAAACTGTACAGAAGAAATCCACACAG ATTTTGCTGTTCAATTGTATGTCTGAGCGAAACCCTCAGTTGCTTCTTCCCCACTTGATGAAAACATGTGCTGATCATG GTGTCTACTTCAAGAAGGCACTCTTTGTACCTGGTTTATCAGTGTATCACAAAGTTGGATCCCATGCTTTACCAGCGACAGATTCTGATGTTGACCTGTCGTGGCAGCTTACTCTACAAAGAGTGTGGGAAAATCTCATGCAAGGGAACAAAG AAGGCAAGAGTAATAATTCTGCTCCTGAAGAATTAAACATGGAAATGAGTGCCAGCAATTGTGAACACAGTGCCGTGTTTTCCTCATTGCCACTGGTTCTCAAATGGCTTAGGGACACGGTGCAACAAAACCAGTCAACTCGTTTTCAG GTCCTTGTTACTGGTTCTATACATCTTATTGGTGACATGTTGAAATTAGTCAAGAAGTGA
- the LOC100810539 gene encoding folylpolyglutamate synthase isoform X3 — protein MLDLEEAISNMKIIHVAGTKGKGSTCTFTESILRNCGFRTGLFTSPHLIDIRERFRLDGVEISEEKFLVYFWWCYDRLKENTDDNVPMPTFFHFLALLAFKIFAAEQVDVSIMEVGLGGKYDATNVVPTPIVCGITSLGYDHMEILGNTLGEIAGEKAGIFKHRIPAFTVPQPDEAMHVLREKASQLNVPLQVVTPLDAKLLNGSRLALGGEHQYINAGLAIALCSTWLKMNGHLEDSYLKHIQHTLPEKFIKGLTTASLQGRAQIVPDQFINDEIPNELVFFLDGAHSPESMEACARWFSLAIKDQDQILFHQKLDNSNFSNQVVKMHNGETVQKKSTQILLFNCMSERNPQLLLPHLMKTCADHGVYFKKALFVPGLSVYHKVGSHALPATDSDVDLSWQLTLQRVWENLMQGNKEGKSNNSAPEELNMEMSASNCEHSAVFSSLPLVLKWLRDTVQQNQSTRFQVLVTGSIHLIGDMLKLVKK, from the exons ATGCTTGATTTGGAGGAGGCGATTTCAAATATGAAGATTATCCATGTTGCTGGCACCAAAGGGAAG GGATCTACATGCACCTTCACAGAATCTATATTACGCAACTGTGGATTTCGCACTGGGCTTTTCACTTCTCCTCACCTAATTGATATCCGAGAAAGGTTTCGTTTAGATGG TGTGGAAATCTCTGAAGagaaatttttagtttatttttggtGGTGTTATGATAGACTAAAG GAAAATACTGATGACAATGTTCCAATGCCTACATTTTTTCACTTCCTTGCTTTACTTGCCTTCAAGATATTTGCAGCAGAGCAG GTAGATGTTTCTATAATGGAGGTTGGATTAGGTGGAAAATATGATGCAACGAATGTG GTCCCAACACCTATTGTGTGTGGTATAACCTCCCTTGGGTATGACCACATGGAGATTCTTG GGAATACTCTTGGAGAAATTGCTGGTGAGAAAGCTGGTATCTTCAAG CATCGGATTCCAGCATTTACTGTGCCTCAACCTGATGAAGCAATGCATGTACTCAGAGAGAAGGCTTCTCAGTTAAAT GTACCTCTTCAAGTGGTAACCCCATTAGATGCCAAATTGCTAAATGGTTCAAGACTAGCGCTTGGAGGTGAACACCAATATATAAATGCTGGTCTTGCTATTGCATTATGCTCTACGTGGCTGAAAATGAATGGGCATCTTGAAGACTCGTACTTGAAACATATA CAACACACTTTACCAGAGAAGTTCATAAAAGGGTTAACAACTGCAAGTTTGCAAGGAAGGGCTCAGATTGTTCCTGATCAGTTCATCAATGATGAAATACCAAATGAACTTGTCTTCTTTTTAGATGGGGCTCATAGTCCTGAAAGCATGGAAGCATGTGCCAGGTGGTTTTCTCTTGCTATTAAAGATCAAGACCAGATTTTGTTTCATCAGAAACTTGATAATTCTAACTTCTCAAACCAAGTAGTGAAGATGCACAATGGTGAAACTGTACAGAAGAAATCCACACAG ATTTTGCTGTTCAATTGTATGTCTGAGCGAAACCCTCAGTTGCTTCTTCCCCACTTGATGAAAACATGTGCTGATCATG GTGTCTACTTCAAGAAGGCACTCTTTGTACCTGGTTTATCAGTGTATCACAAAGTTGGATCCCATGCTTTACCAGCGACAGATTCTGATGTTGACCTGTCGTGGCAGCTTACTCTACAAAGAGTGTGGGAAAATCTCATGCAAGGGAACAAAG AAGGCAAGAGTAATAATTCTGCTCCTGAAGAATTAAACATGGAAATGAGTGCCAGCAATTGTGAACACAGTGCCGTGTTTTCCTCATTGCCACTGGTTCTCAAATGGCTTAGGGACACGGTGCAACAAAACCAGTCAACTCGTTTTCAG GTCCTTGTTACTGGTTCTATACATCTTATTGGTGACATGTTGAAATTAGTCAAGAAGTGA